TACTCGGTGAGCAGCGCGCGCGTGGCGCCCGCTCTGCCCTCCATCTGCACGGCCTCGGAGTAGCGCTTGGCCGACACCATGAACAGCGCCCCGAACCCGGTCGTGATGAGGAACCACCGCGACAGCGGAATGCCGAGCGCGAGCCCGCCGACGGCGGCCCGCATCAGGAACCCAGTGGTGACGACGGCGAGGTCGATGACCAGGACGTGCTTGAGGCTGACGCAGTACGCCAGTTGCATGCCGAGGTAGGCGGCGAGCAGGGCCGCGACGAGGGGCGAGGTGAGCCAGGCCGCGGCGGCCGGGGCGAGGACGCCGAGGACGCCTCCGACGGCGTAGGCGACCGGTACGGGGACCTGTCCGGCGGCGACGGGGCGGTGCCGCTTGGTCGGGTGGGCGCGGTCCGCGTCGGCGTCACGGGCGTCGTTGATCAGGTAGACGGCGGCGGCGCAGGCGGTGAAGAGCGTGAAGACGAGGGCGAGTTGGATCGCCGCGTGGGCGGAGAAGAGCCGGCCCGCGGCGGCCGGGGCCGCGATGACCAGGATGTTCTTGATCCACTGCTTGGGGCGCGCGGTCTTGAGGAGGCCACGCAGCAGGGGGCCCGGGCCGCGCTTGCGGGGTGGCGGTGCGGCGCGGCGCGGGGGTGTGCGCTGCTGGTGGAGTGCCGCTTCCCGGATGCGCGCGGCACTCGTCAGGTGCGCGGTCTCAGGCATGGCCGTGCCCGCCCGCTCTCCGCATCCAACTCGCCCCCACGCGCGCGGTGAGTGCTCCCAGCGCCGCGCCGGCCGCCACGTCCGAGGGGTAGTGCACGCCGACGACCAGGCGTGACAGACACATCGCGGTGGCCAGCGGCACGATCGCGTACGCGCCGGGCGCGCCGAAGGCGACGGCCGCGGCGGTGGCGGAGGCCGCGTGGGAGCTGGGGAAGGAGTGCCGGCCGAGGGTGCGGACCCGGGGTTCGACAAGCGCCGGGCGCGGGCGGCGCACCACCCTTTTCACCCCCATGCTGACGAGGTGCGCTCCTGCCGTGAGCGCCGTGCCGCGCATCCAGGCGCCGCGTCGGCGCCCGTCCACCACGGCCCCGGCGAGGCCCGCCGCCAGCCACAGCGCACCGTGCTCGCCCGCCCTGGAAAGGGCACGCGCGGCACCCGCGACACGTGGGTCACGGCCGTGGGCGTGGACCGCCGAAAGGATTCGCCGGTCCACTCCCGCGAGGCTTCGGTGGTCCATGTCGTCGAGGTGGCCCATGTGGACTCACTGTTCACGCCGACCGAGCCGGAACTACGACAATATTGGGCGACATCCCATTAATCACCCATTTTGGGGAGACGAGGAATGTTTCAGAACTGATCGCCCGCATACGGACGCTACGGTCGCCGACATGCCTGCCGACACCGTCTCCGTCTCGGGATGGGGCCGCACCGCCCCCACCAACGCCCGCCTGATCCGTCCCAGGACGTACCAGGAGGCC
The DNA window shown above is from Streptomyces chartreusis and carries:
- a CDS encoding decaprenyl-phosphate phosphoribosyltransferase: MPETAHLTSAARIREAALHQQRTPPRRAAPPPRKRGPGPLLRGLLKTARPKQWIKNILVIAAPAAAGRLFSAHAAIQLALVFTLFTACAAAVYLINDARDADADRAHPTKRHRPVAAGQVPVPVAYAVGGVLGVLAPAAAAWLTSPLVAALLAAYLGMQLAYCVSLKHVLVIDLAVVTTGFLMRAAVGGLALGIPLSRWFLITTGFGALFMVSAKRYSEAVQMEGRAGATRALLTEYTAGYLRFVWQLAAGVAVLGYCLWAVEEGGVPHTGLLPWRQLSMVAFVLAILRYAVFADRGTAGEPEEVVLRDRALAVIGVVWLAMYGMAVANW
- a CDS encoding phosphatase PAP2 family protein — encoded protein: MGHLDDMDHRSLAGVDRRILSAVHAHGRDPRVAGAARALSRAGEHGALWLAAGLAGAVVDGRRRGAWMRGTALTAGAHLVSMGVKRVVRRPRPALVEPRVRTLGRHSFPSSHAASATAAAVAFGAPGAYAIVPLATAMCLSRLVVGVHYPSDVAAGAALGALTARVGASWMRRAGGHGHA